ACGGCGGGTTACACGGTGGAGATTAAGGAGATCGTGGCCGAAGGCGATGGCGCGGTGGCCTCCGTGTCTTTTAAAGATCCGCCGGAGGGCAGTGCAGTGGCCGAAGTTATAACTCATCCCTACGCAGTGGGAAAAATAAGGGGCAGGTTTGCGGACGTTCAATTTAGGGAGGTTGACGGAAGGATGGAGTATATACCCCGTGTGGTGGGCCTTAAGGACAACTACCTAGCCCGGGGAGAGGGAAACATCCGGCTGCTCTCTTGCCATGTAAATGGCAGTAATATCAGGGTCAGCGGTATAGCCAGAGTTTTTGAGGCAAATTTGAATTACGAGCTCCAGGACGCCGCCGGTAATGTGCTCGACCGAGGATACACCATGGCTGCGTCGGGCGCACCTGATTGGGGATTTTTCCAAGTGGAGATTCACAACCTCCCACCGTCGGCCGCCCGGCTGCAATTGTATCACGCCAGCCCTAAAGACGGCTCTCACCAGGATATTGTAACGATAGAAATAGAGTAGCCTAGGCCCAGGCCGGTTTTGGTGCAGAGGAGAATTTATAAAAGGAGCCCCCTTTGGGGGCTCCTTTTGCCAGGGACGTTACTGCTCCTGGTGTCGGGCCTGCTGGTAGACCTTGTACTGGGGCTCCTGGCTTTCTATATAGTTGACGCGACCTTTGAGGCCCTGGGCGATGTTTTCGATTTGATTGGCATAATCAGTAAACTGTTTCTTAGCATTGGCATCCTCGGTCTCCAGGGCAAAGTTCTTCAGGTCGGCTACCGCCCCTTCCAGCGAGGTCAGACACTGGTGCATGCGGGTACCGATGGTCATAGGAGAAACCTCCTCTGAGTTTAGTCCCTGTCAAGGTTAGTGTGAGCGGCGACCGTTTGCTTTATGAGGGGTATTTCATGCTCCGGCGGAGACAATTGCTATTCCTGGCAGAGAGATCTATAATTAAAATAAAAATTGGTCTTTTGGGTATTAAGGGGCTGTATATATTAACAGGGCTTAGTGGGGATAAGACCAGCAGAGGGGAGGAGCCGGGAATGAAGCTTGCCGAAACGGTGGTAGGGGAAAAGGTTCTGCAGCAGGGTATTAAGTTTATTCTGCGGAATCCGGAGCGGAACATAGGCGGGTTGTTAGCGGTTGCGGAGAAGTTGGCGCGGGATTCCCATCACCGGGAAATGGTTGCCAGTGTAAAACGGGCGCTGCAGGACAAAGACAGCAACTGGTACAAGTATGCCCAGCGGCTGCTTACTAGCACCCATCCCAATATACGCCAGCGTTTGTCCATAAACTTTTTCGTGAATGCGACCTTTATCGGCGTTCCCCGGCAGAAGGAATGGGCGGCTAAGCTGGGAGTGGCGGTTCCCTGGGCCATCTTGATGGATCCTACGGAAAAGTGCAATCTGAATTGCCTGGGTTGCTGGGCCGGTGACTATGCTCGCACCCACGAGCTGGATCTGGCTACTATGGACCGCATAATCAGCGAAGGAGAAAAGTTGGGTATTTATTTCACCGTCATGTCCGGGGGAGAACCCCTGCTGCGAAAGGCAGATATCCTAACTTTAGCCGAAAGGCACCGGGACCAGGTATTCCACCTTTTTACCAACGGCACCTTAATCGATGAGAAGTTCGTGGAGGAAATGGTCCGGTTGGGCAACATCACTGTGGCCATCAGCATGGAGGGCTTTGAGGAAACCACGGACGCCAGGCGGGGTAAAGGAGTATTCCAGAAAGTTATGCGGGCCATGGATCTCTTGCGGGAAGCGGGTACAATTTTCGGCGCGTCGGTCACTTATACCCGCAAGAACACCGAAGAAGTGGGCAGCGAGGCCTTCATCGATATGTTGGTGGATAAAGGGGTGGCCTTTGTGTGGTTTTTCACTTACATCCCCATCGGTAAAGATGTAGACCTGGAGCTCATGGCCACTCCCGAGCAGAGGGCGTGGATGTTCGAACAAATAACCCATTTTCGCCAGACCAAGCCCATTTTCCTGGTGGATTTTTGGAACGACGGGGAGGCCAGCAACGGGTGCATTGCGGGCGGGAGGCGCTACTTCCACATCAACGCGGCCGGGGAAGTAGAGCCCTGTGCCTTCGTCCACTACAGCACCTGCAACATTAAGGAGCTCAGCCTGGAGGAGGCCCTGCAGAATCCCCTTTTCCGCGCCTACCAGAAGCGCCAGCCCTTCAGCCCCAACCTGCGGCGTCCGTGTCCCTTGATTGACAATCCCGAGATGCTAAGGGAAATTGTCCACGAGTCTGGAGCCCGGTCTACCCAACTGCACGATGACGAAACTATCGATGAATTTGCCGCTAAAATGGAGCCTTATGCTCGCGCCTGGGCTGGCATCGCGGATCGGATCTGGGAGGAGAAAACTTCTGTTTGAGGGCGGAAAACCCCGCAGCCCTGGGATATGGAGCTAGGGAAATCGGCGCCAAGCTGTGAGCTTGGCGTTTTTGTATCCGTGGTGCTAAAATAGACTTAATTATTCATGTACCATCTATTTGAAAAGGCAGGGGAAACAAGTGGTGCACGGGCAATACAACATCCTCGGGCTGCAGGAAGCCCTGAATTTCGGCCGCCAGGAAACGAGGGATTATTACAAGCGCTACATAAATCCCGGTCTGGCGGGGCTTTTGAGCCTCCTGGATTTTGACAAACAATTCGTCCGGGCCCAGGGCGCCTACGTGTGGGACCGAGAAGGCCATCGTTACCTGGACTTTTTGGGAGCCTACGGTGCTTTAAACCTGGGCCATAACCCTCCGGAGGTGGTGGCCGCACTGGAAGAAGTAAGGGAGCGCCCCAACCTCCTGCAGGCTTCCTTAAATCCTCTGGCCGCCGCCCTTGCCCATAACCTGGCCCAGATTACACCGGGGGACTTAAGCCGCGTTTTCTTCTGTAACAGCGGGACGGAAGCCGTGGAGGGAGCCCTGAAGCTCGCCAGGGCGGCTACGGGCCGGCCTAAAATCATTTACTGTGAAAATTCTTTTCACGGCAAAACCCTCGGTTCCCTGTCGGTGACAGGACGCCGCAAATATCAAAAACCCTTTGCCCCGCTAGTGCCCGGCTGTGAGGCCGTACCCTTTAACGATGCGGCCGCCCTGGAGGGGAAACTGGCTAAAGGCGATGTGGCGGCCTTTATCGTGGAGCCCATCCAGGGAGAGGGAGGGGTTATTGTTCCCGAAGACGGATATCTGGCTCGGGCGAGGGAACTTTGCGATAAATACGGCAGCCTGCTCATCGTGGACGAGATCCAGACGGGTTTTGGGCGGACGGGCTATCTCTTTGCCTGTGAACATGACGGGGTGGTACCCGACATTATGTGTCTGGCCAAGTCCTTGGGCGGGGGGGTTATGCCCCTGGGCGCTTACATAACCCGTCCGGACATCTGGGACAAAGCTTACGGCGGACTGGAGAATTATGCCCTCCATACTTCTACCTTTGGGGGCAATACTTTGGCTATGGCAGCAGGCCTGGCTGCTGTTCAAAGTGTCGTAAACCAGGATCTGGCCGGGCAGGCAAGGGAAAAAGGGCGTTTTTTCCTGGAAGGACTGCGGCGTCTCCAGAAAAAGTCGCCCCTTCTTAAAGAAGTGCGCGGCCGCGGTTTGTTGATAGGGCTGGAGTTTAACACCCCTGCGGGGGGCCTTCTGGACCGCTTGACCCTGGGGAAAGTGAACGAGCTTTCCCGGGAGTATTTCGGGTCCCTCGTGGCGGGCCAGCTTATGAACAAGTATCGGATTATCACCGCATACACTCTAAACAATCCTAACGTTATTCGGTTGGAACCTCCCCTGGTGGTCGGCCGGGAAGATATAGAAACAGTGCTGGGTGCCCTGGAGGAAATCCTGGTCCAGAGGGGATTTCTCAGCGTGGCCCTGGACAGCACTCGCACGGCGTTGGGTTCCCTTTTTAAAAAGAAAGCTTAGTATAAGCTCTGGCCCTGCCCGGCAAACTAAGAAAAAGGCCTGCTATTTCCGAAGGAAATATGAGGATGCCGGGGAGAATAGCATAGGGCGACTATGGGCAAGCCGTGCTGGCCGTCGGGGAGGCCGGGCCCAAGGTAGCCGGGCCTACGGGACCTCCGGCTGGCCACCAGTACAGTATTGAATTTTGAACGGGCTATGAACCCGGCCGGTGGGTGCCGGGGACCCTTGCGAGTTGCCGACGAGCCCCTCAGCAACCCGCGCCCCTCCGGCACGAAGAATGCTTCGGGAGCAGGACAAGTCTACCGGGAGGTATGAGGGTATGCCCACTGAAGTCGTTGTATACACTACACCAACCTGACCTGCATGCGCTTCGGTGAAAGAGTTTCTTTCCCGTAAAGGCGTAGACTTTCAAGAAAAGGATATAACGCGGGATGAAAAGGCCCAGGAGGAAATGCACCGGCGCACGGGCTTCATGGCCGTTCCCACCACTGTATTTGGGAAAGAGTTTGTAGTGGGGTTCGACCCGCAGCGTTTGGAGAAAATGCTCCATTAGACGTTGCGGCCGAACGAATAAGACCCGGCTAGAGGGGAAAACTTAGAATGAAATCGGACAATACCGAAAGGGGGAACCTCTATGCCGGGTTTAACCCAGGCGGAATTGATGCAACTCCGTGAAAATTTGAGCTCGGAGCTTCTCATGATCCAGAAATGCGGTGTTTACGCAGCCCAGTGCAGCGATCCTCAACTCAAGCAGCTGTTTAGTTCCCTCCAACAGGCCCACCAGCGCCACTATAATACCCTTGTCCGCCACCTGGGTGGTCAGCAACTAATGTAAAGAAGGGGGAATAGCCGTGCCCATTCCGGGAATGGATGACAAGGCCATGGCCAGCGATTGCCTGGCCAGCCAGAAGTTTCTAGCTTCTAGCTACAACCATGCGATTACGGAATGTGCCAATGATAGCCTGCTGCGCGATTTCTTCAGTGTATACCAGGATGAGCAAAACTATCTCAAAATGGTATTCAATGCCATGCAGACCCATGGATGGTACAACCTGCAAATGGCCAATACGCAGGACATCAATCAGGTCCACCAGCAGCTAAGGCAAGAATCCACGAAGCTTCAGACCCAAGCAGGAATGGGGCCTAGCCCGGGGGTCTATCCGGGCCAGGGTATTAGCCCAGGCCAAATGGGGCCGGGGGGCTTCTAACCACGATATTGATTCTGGCCGGTACAAGTCGGACACTAAAACGAGGGGCCTTTGCCCGCTTTTTAGGGGCGAGGGCCTTTATTTATTTCCCTTAGAGGGAACGGGTGTGCCGTCTTCCCGCCCGTAAGGGAGAGGAACATACTGTACCGAAGGACGCCGGCCTGCAGGCTGGGGGTAGAGCTCCATGAGCTGGTATATTTCCCGGGGCAGCCCCACCTTCACCGGGAGGCCCATTTCGATTAATTCGTCCACTGTTATGGGATAATCGTGGGTCCAACGGCCTTCGCTCAAAACGGTGGCCAATTCCTCGGCCCTGGCGCGGTCCATC
This genomic stretch from Thermanaeromonas sp. C210 harbors:
- a CDS encoding Gmad2 immunoglobulin-like domain-containing protein, with the translated sequence MIRSLLVALLVVSLAGCGFIDKTEKAEYQSNAISPSGAIDSQVNAPDTPVSSDESSQTTPQTYPREVQDLIETMKTIEGGAWVAVGDETFIVVSRGMKPTAGYTVEIKEIVAEGDGAVASVSFKDPPEGSAVAEVITHPYAVGKIRGRFADVQFREVDGRMEYIPRVVGLKDNYLARGEGNIRLLSCHVNGSNIRVSGIARVFEANLNYELQDAAGNVLDRGYTMAASGAPDWGFFQVEIHNLPPSAARLQLYHASPKDGSHQDIVTIEIE
- a CDS encoding DUF1657 domain-containing protein, with the protein product MTIGTRMHQCLTSLEGAVADLKNFALETEDANAKKQFTDYANQIENIAQGLKGRVNYIESQEPQYKVYQQARHQEQ
- a CDS encoding radical SAM protein: MKLAETVVGEKVLQQGIKFILRNPERNIGGLLAVAEKLARDSHHREMVASVKRALQDKDSNWYKYAQRLLTSTHPNIRQRLSINFFVNATFIGVPRQKEWAAKLGVAVPWAILMDPTEKCNLNCLGCWAGDYARTHELDLATMDRIISEGEKLGIYFTVMSGGEPLLRKADILTLAERHRDQVFHLFTNGTLIDEKFVEEMVRLGNITVAISMEGFEETTDARRGKGVFQKVMRAMDLLREAGTIFGASVTYTRKNTEEVGSEAFIDMLVDKGVAFVWFFTYIPIGKDVDLELMATPEQRAWMFEQITHFRQTKPIFLVDFWNDGEASNGCIAGGRRYFHINAAGEVEPCAFVHYSTCNIKELSLEEALQNPLFRAYQKRQPFSPNLRRPCPLIDNPEMLREIVHESGARSTQLHDDETIDEFAAKMEPYARAWAGIADRIWEEKTSV
- a CDS encoding aspartate aminotransferase family protein, encoding MKRQGKQVVHGQYNILGLQEALNFGRQETRDYYKRYINPGLAGLLSLLDFDKQFVRAQGAYVWDREGHRYLDFLGAYGALNLGHNPPEVVAALEEVRERPNLLQASLNPLAAALAHNLAQITPGDLSRVFFCNSGTEAVEGALKLARAATGRPKIIYCENSFHGKTLGSLSVTGRRKYQKPFAPLVPGCEAVPFNDAAALEGKLAKGDVAAFIVEPIQGEGGVIVPEDGYLARARELCDKYGSLLIVDEIQTGFGRTGYLFACEHDGVVPDIMCLAKSLGGGVMPLGAYITRPDIWDKAYGGLENYALHTSTFGGNTLAMAAGLAAVQSVVNQDLAGQAREKGRFFLEGLRRLQKKSPLLKEVRGRGLLIGLEFNTPAGGLLDRLTLGKVNELSREYFGSLVAGQLMNKYRIITAYTLNNPNVIRLEPPLVVGREDIETVLGALEEILVQRGFLSVALDSTRTALGSLFKKKA
- a CDS encoding spore coat protein gives rise to the protein MPGLTQAELMQLRENLSSELLMIQKCGVYAAQCSDPQLKQLFSSLQQAHQRHYNTLVRHLGGQQLM
- a CDS encoding spore coat protein; protein product: MPIPGMDDKAMASDCLASQKFLASSYNHAITECANDSLLRDFFSVYQDEQNYLKMVFNAMQTHGWYNLQMANTQDINQVHQQLRQESTKLQTQAGMGPSPGVYPGQGISPGQMGPGGF